In the genome of Dickeya fangzhongdai, one region contains:
- a CDS encoding TIGR04028 family ABC transporter substrate-binding protein, with translation MSGFLNARQKRGISLLVSLALLGNGAQALAADASPKTGGTLIYLEQQPHTNLYPPAGGFYPNGGILNQITDKLTYQNPETLDIEPWIAESWTINADSTEYTFKLRPGVTFSDGTPLDANAVAKNFDTYGLGNKELNQPVSEVINNYQRSEVIDPLTVKFYFKKPSPGFLQGTAAIGSGLVSLSTLARNFNQLGDATRIIGSGPFVVSSEKPGRELKLAARKDYHWAPVKFAHQGRPYLDGITYLVTPEDSVRIGALVSGQADFIRQIQAYDEKRVQSEGIRIYAAPTRGVNNSVNFRPDNPLVADIHVRQALRYATNPKEIIQTLYSDNYPQATSVLAKTAAGYVNLSDKLTFDPAAAARLLDDAGWKAGAQGIRQKDGQSLVLTAYESPPQPQNKEMLQLVAQQWAKVGVKLNVLAGDAGTKTVDSLDPLKTGVSPGMVGRADPDVLKSQYYPTLRNVLLQKGGASDKVKTFEDARLNTLLDGIASATDRGKRLALVGEVQNYLIDRAYVIPIFEEPQVFAGRAATKGIGFEAVGRPSFYNTWLDK, from the coding sequence ATGTCTGGTTTCTTGAACGCTCGGCAGAAGCGGGGGATTAGTCTGCTTGTTTCATTAGCGCTACTGGGGAATGGCGCTCAGGCGCTGGCCGCCGACGCTTCGCCCAAAACCGGCGGTACGTTGATCTATCTGGAACAACAGCCGCACACCAATTTGTATCCGCCCGCAGGCGGTTTTTACCCCAACGGCGGCATCCTCAACCAAATTACCGACAAGCTGACCTACCAGAACCCGGAAACGCTGGACATCGAGCCCTGGATCGCCGAATCCTGGACTATCAACGCCGACAGCACCGAATACACGTTCAAACTGCGTCCCGGCGTCACCTTCTCTGACGGCACGCCGCTGGATGCCAACGCCGTCGCCAAGAATTTCGACACCTACGGGCTGGGCAACAAAGAACTGAACCAGCCGGTATCCGAGGTGATCAACAACTACCAGCGCAGCGAAGTGATCGACCCGCTGACGGTGAAGTTCTACTTCAAAAAGCCGTCGCCCGGCTTCCTGCAAGGTACCGCCGCCATCGGCTCCGGGCTGGTGTCGCTGAGCACGCTGGCGCGCAACTTCAACCAGTTGGGCGATGCTACCCGCATCATCGGCTCCGGTCCGTTTGTGGTCAGCAGCGAGAAACCGGGGCGTGAGCTGAAACTGGCGGCGCGCAAGGATTACCACTGGGCGCCGGTGAAATTCGCCCATCAGGGCCGCCCTTATCTGGACGGCATCACCTATCTGGTCACGCCGGAAGACAGCGTGCGCATCGGCGCGCTGGTGTCCGGTCAGGCGGATTTCATCCGCCAGATTCAGGCCTATGACGAAAAACGGGTACAGAGTGAAGGCATCCGGATCTACGCCGCCCCTACCCGCGGGGTGAATAACAGCGTCAACTTCCGTCCCGATAACCCGCTGGTGGCGGATATCCACGTGCGTCAGGCGCTCCGTTACGCCACCAACCCGAAAGAAATCATCCAGACGCTCTACTCCGATAACTACCCGCAGGCCACCTCGGTGCTGGCGAAAACCGCCGCCGGTTACGTCAACCTGTCCGATAAGCTGACGTTCGACCCGGCCGCCGCCGCCCGCCTGCTGGATGACGCAGGCTGGAAAGCGGGCGCACAGGGCATCCGCCAGAAAGACGGCCAGTCGCTGGTGCTGACCGCCTACGAGTCGCCGCCGCAGCCGCAAAACAAAGAGATGCTGCAACTGGTGGCGCAGCAGTGGGCCAAAGTGGGTGTGAAACTGAACGTGCTGGCGGGCGACGCGGGCACCAAAACCGTCGACAGTCTCGACCCGCTGAAAACCGGCGTGTCGCCGGGCATGGTGGGACGTGCCGACCCGGATGTGCTGAAAAGCCAGTATTACCCGACGCTGCGCAACGTACTGCTGCAAAAAGGCGGCGCCAGCGACAAGGTGAAAACCTTTGAAGATGCGCGACTCAACACGCTGCTGGACGGCATCGCTTCCGCTACCGATCGCGGTAAACGGCTGGCGCTGGTGGGCGAGGTGCAGAACTACCTGATCGATCGGGCGTATGTGATCCCGATATTTGAAGAACCGCAGGTGTTCGCCGGGCGCGCCGCCACCAAAGGAATCGGCTTCGAAGCCGTGGGCCGCCCCAGTTTCTACAACACCTGGCTGGACAAGTAA
- the bhsA gene encoding multiple stress resistance protein BhsA — translation MKTIKNVVAVIALATLSFGTFAATEVQHAGSQSVGTVSASAGTLDGLQASLSEKANAAGAKSFRIISATGNDNQLRGVAEIYN, via the coding sequence ATGAAAACCATCAAAAACGTTGTTGCAGTTATCGCTCTGGCTACCCTTTCTTTCGGCACTTTTGCAGCGACCGAAGTACAGCACGCTGGCAGCCAGTCTGTTGGCACCGTGAGCGCCTCCGCTGGTACGCTGGACGGCTTGCAGGCCAGCCTGTCTGAAAAAGCCAATGCCGCCGGCGCCAAGTCATTCCGCATCATCTCCGCCACCGGTAACGATAACCAGCTGCGCGGCGTAGCGGAAATCTACAACTGA
- a CDS encoding valine--pyruvate transaminase — protein sequence MNFSRFGNKFTRHAGITQLMDDLNDGLRTPGAIMLGGGNPAHIPAMDDYFQQLCRDLLDQGKLTDALCNYDGPQGKDVLLHSLSGLLREQLGWEIGPQNIALTNGSQSAFFYLFNLFAGRTDDDQRRRVLFPLAPEYIGYADSGLDEDMFVSVRPQIELLPEGQFKYHVDFEQLRITDDIGMICVSRPTNPTGNVLTDEELQHLDALAREHQIPLVIDNAYGVPFPGIIFSDATPLWNPNTILCMSLSKLGLPGSRCGIVIGSEQVIEALGNMNGIVSLAPGSIGPALAHEMIQRGDLLRLSNDVVRPFYRQRVEQTIAIIRRYLSPEVCLIHKPEGAIFLWLWFKDLPITTEVLYQRLKQRGVLMVPGHYFFPGLEQEWPHAHQCLRMNYVPEPEKIEQGVAILAEEVERARKEAGI from the coding sequence ATGAACTTTTCCCGTTTCGGCAACAAATTTACCCGCCATGCCGGCATTACCCAACTGATGGACGACCTGAACGACGGGCTGCGTACCCCCGGCGCCATCATGCTGGGCGGCGGCAATCCGGCTCATATCCCGGCGATGGACGATTATTTTCAGCAGTTGTGTCGCGACCTGCTGGATCAAGGAAAACTGACCGATGCCCTGTGCAACTACGACGGTCCGCAAGGCAAGGATGTGCTACTGCATTCGCTCTCCGGCCTGCTGCGCGAACAGCTGGGCTGGGAGATTGGACCACAGAATATTGCACTGACCAACGGCAGCCAGAGCGCGTTTTTCTACCTGTTCAACCTGTTTGCCGGCCGCACCGACGACGATCAGCGCCGCCGAGTGCTGTTCCCGCTGGCGCCGGAATACATCGGTTACGCCGATTCCGGGCTGGATGAAGACATGTTCGTCTCCGTTCGCCCCCAGATTGAGCTGTTGCCCGAAGGGCAATTCAAATACCACGTCGACTTCGAACAGCTGCGCATCACCGACGACATCGGCATGATTTGCGTCTCGCGGCCCACCAACCCCACCGGCAATGTGCTGACCGACGAAGAGTTGCAGCATCTGGATGCGCTGGCCCGCGAACATCAGATTCCGCTGGTGATCGACAACGCCTACGGCGTGCCGTTCCCCGGCATTATTTTCAGCGACGCCACGCCGCTGTGGAACCCGAACACGATCCTGTGCATGAGCCTGTCGAAACTCGGTCTGCCCGGCTCGCGCTGCGGCATCGTGATCGGTTCGGAGCAGGTGATCGAAGCACTCGGCAACATGAACGGCATCGTCAGCCTGGCGCCCGGCTCCATCGGCCCGGCGCTGGCTCACGAGATGATTCAGCGCGGCGACCTGCTGCGGCTATCCAACGACGTGGTGCGGCCGTTCTACCGTCAGCGGGTGGAACAGACTATCGCCATCATTCGTCGCTATCTGTCGCCGGAAGTGTGCCTGATCCACAAACCAGAAGGAGCGATTTTCCTGTGGCTGTGGTTCAAAGACCTGCCGATCACCACCGAAGTGCTGTACCAGCGGCTGAAACAACGCGGTGTGCTGATGGTGCCGGGCCACTACTTCTTCCCCGGTCTGGAGCAGGAATGGCCGCACGCCCACCAGTGCCTGCGCATGAACTATGTGCCGGAACCGGAAAAAATCGAGCAGGGCGTCGCCATTCTGGCCGAAGAGGTAGAGCGGGCGCGGAAAGAAGCCGGCATCTGA
- a CDS encoding aldose 1-epimerase family protein, producing MKNVLAISIALALVSWQASAQTFVLTDVESSIEKGNWQISSDALKIKDQRFSIEQKVLHGGRQEGSKILTITSPNGLQITLSPTRGMDLLHVTGKNIRLGWDSPVDEVVNPNTITLESRNGLGWLEGFNEMMVRCGYEWTGHPVTSDGMIYTLHGRAGNTPASKVIVDVSDKAPYTITVRGLLKENSFKKSNLETWTELRYVPGSESFTVHDVLTNKSDYARDYQIIYHSNFGTPILEEGARFLAPVKEISPFNDYAKAGLKSWQTYKGPTKDFDEMVFNMTPYADKEGKTLAALVNRAGDKGVSIAFDTHQLPLLTLWKNTDTLKQGYVTGIEPGTNYAYPVTIERQQGRVKKLQPGQSTTFELTYSLLSSPAAVQQTEQKVKAIQGDRTTTLNEKPIAVE from the coding sequence ATGAAAAATGTACTGGCAATAAGTATCGCTCTGGCGCTGGTTTCCTGGCAGGCATCGGCTCAGACCTTTGTGCTGACGGACGTTGAAAGCAGCATCGAGAAAGGAAACTGGCAGATCAGCAGCGACGCGCTGAAGATCAAGGATCAGCGCTTCAGCATCGAGCAGAAAGTGCTGCACGGCGGACGTCAGGAAGGCAGCAAAATTCTCACCATCACCAGCCCGAACGGGCTGCAAATCACCCTCAGTCCGACTCGCGGCATGGATTTGCTGCATGTCACCGGCAAAAACATCCGGCTGGGCTGGGATTCGCCGGTGGATGAGGTGGTGAACCCGAATACCATCACGCTTGAAAGCCGCAACGGGCTGGGCTGGCTGGAAGGTTTCAATGAGATGATGGTGCGCTGCGGCTATGAGTGGACCGGCCATCCGGTCACCAGCGACGGCATGATTTACACCCTGCACGGCCGTGCCGGTAATACGCCGGCGTCGAAAGTGATTGTGGACGTCAGCGACAAGGCGCCTTACACCATCACCGTGCGCGGTTTGCTGAAGGAAAACAGCTTCAAGAAATCCAATCTCGAAACCTGGACCGAACTGCGTTACGTGCCGGGCAGCGAGTCCTTTACCGTACACGATGTGCTGACCAACAAGTCGGATTACGCCCGCGATTACCAGATCATCTACCACAGTAATTTCGGTACGCCGATTCTGGAAGAAGGCGCACGTTTCCTGGCGCCGGTGAAGGAGATTTCGCCGTTTAACGACTACGCCAAAGCGGGTCTGAAAAGCTGGCAGACGTATAAAGGGCCGACTAAAGACTTCGACGAAATGGTGTTTAACATGACGCCGTACGCGGATAAAGAGGGCAAGACGCTGGCCGCGCTGGTGAATCGCGCCGGCGACAAAGGGGTGTCCATCGCCTTTGATACCCATCAGTTGCCGCTGCTGACGCTGTGGAAAAACACCGACACCCTGAAACAGGGCTACGTTACCGGCATCGAACCCGGCACCAATTACGCCTACCCGGTCACCATCGAACGCCAGCAGGGAAGGGTGAAGAAGCTGCAACCCGGCCAGAGCACCACGTTTGAGCTGACCTACAGCCTGTTGAGCAGCCCGGCCGCGGTACAACAAACCGAGCAGAAAGTGAAAGCGATTCAGGGTGATCGCACCACGACGCTGAACGAAAAACCGATTGCGGTGGAGTAA
- the ghrB gene encoding glyoxylate/hydroxypyruvate reductase GhrB, with protein MKPEVILYRSIPDALRARLEQYATVHEFNGLPPVDHPVLERVEGLIGSSATVSREFLSHLPRLRAVSTISVGYDNIDLATLNDKGALLMHTPTALTETVADAVLTLMLMTARRGLEVAERVKAGEWKASVDKDWFGIDVHHKTIGILGMGRIGLAVAQRAHLGFGMPVLYHARRHHQEAETRFNTGYRDLDGLLAESDFLCITLPLTPQTHHLIGREQLKKMKSSAIVINIGRGPVIDEPALIDALTDGTIYAAGLDVFEQEPLPVDSPLLKLPNVVALPHIGSATHETRYNMSACAVDNLIAALSGNVKENCVNPDVLK; from the coding sequence ATGAAACCTGAAGTGATCCTCTACAGAAGTATCCCTGACGCCCTGCGCGCTCGCCTTGAGCAATACGCCACCGTGCATGAATTCAACGGGCTGCCGCCGGTCGATCACCCCGTACTGGAACGGGTGGAAGGCCTGATCGGCTCCAGCGCCACGGTTAGCCGGGAATTTCTCTCCCATTTACCGCGCCTGCGCGCCGTCTCAACCATCTCGGTCGGCTACGACAATATCGATCTCGCCACCCTGAACGACAAAGGGGCGCTGTTGATGCACACGCCGACCGCCCTGACGGAAACGGTGGCGGATGCGGTGCTGACGCTGATGCTGATGACCGCCCGCCGCGGGCTGGAAGTGGCAGAGCGGGTTAAGGCCGGAGAGTGGAAAGCCAGTGTCGATAAAGACTGGTTTGGCATTGACGTGCACCACAAAACCATCGGTATTCTGGGTATGGGTCGCATCGGTCTGGCGGTGGCGCAGCGCGCGCATCTGGGCTTCGGCATGCCGGTGCTGTACCACGCCCGCCGTCATCATCAGGAAGCGGAAACCCGCTTCAACACCGGTTACCGCGATCTGGACGGCTTGCTGGCAGAGTCGGATTTTCTGTGCATTACCCTGCCGCTGACACCGCAGACCCATCATCTGATCGGCCGCGAACAGTTGAAGAAAATGAAATCCAGCGCGATTGTGATCAATATCGGTCGCGGCCCGGTTATCGACGAACCGGCGTTAATTGACGCGCTGACTGACGGCACTATTTACGCTGCCGGTCTGGATGTGTTCGAGCAGGAACCGCTGCCGGTGGACTCGCCGCTGCTGAAGTTGCCCAACGTGGTCGCGCTGCCGCATATCGGCTCCGCTACCCATGAAACCCGCTACAATATGTCGGCCTGCGCGGTGGATAATCTGATCGCCGCGCTGAGCGGCAACGTCAAAGAGAACTGCGTCAATCCGGACGTGCTGAAGTAA
- a CDS encoding N-acetyltransferase codes for MIRPYRPQDLDPLVRLWLESTTRAHPFISPRYWRESEELVRGHYIPHSQTWIYEDEQGIGGFISVMDQRFIGALFVHHNLYGQGAGAALMQHIQHRFPMLSLEVYQQNHRACAFYRKQGFITVQENYQHETRSRLLIMHWQDQELLASVMP; via the coding sequence GTGATCCGACCCTATCGGCCGCAGGATCTGGATCCGCTGGTGCGGTTATGGCTGGAAAGCACCACCCGGGCGCATCCGTTTATCTCGCCGCGCTATTGGCGGGAAAGCGAGGAGCTGGTGCGCGGGCACTATATTCCCCACTCGCAGACCTGGATTTATGAGGACGAACAGGGCATCGGCGGTTTTATCAGCGTGATGGATCAGCGTTTTATCGGCGCGCTGTTTGTCCATCACAACCTGTACGGCCAGGGGGCGGGCGCAGCGCTGATGCAGCATATCCAACACCGCTTTCCGATGCTCAGCCTGGAGGTGTATCAGCAAAACCACCGCGCCTGCGCCTTTTACCGCAAACAGGGGTTTATCACCGTGCAGGAAAATTACCAGCACGAAACCCGCTCACGCCTGTTGATCATGCACTGGCAGGATCAGGAACTGCTCGCCTCCGTCATGCCCTGA
- a CDS encoding DNA-3-methyladenine glycosylase I → MTRCGWVTQDTLYLDYHDNEWGKPCTDGRELFELLCLEGQQAGLSWITVLKKREHYRRCFHGFDPHRVAAMTDDDVNRLVLDPGIIRHRGKIEAIIRNARAWLAMQQQGEDFAAFIWSFVDHQPVVNRHASLADVPAKTTVSDAMSKALKKRGFTFIGSTICYAFMQAAGLVNDHTTECFCHPEAS, encoded by the coding sequence ATGACGCGCTGTGGTTGGGTCACGCAGGACACTTTGTACCTGGATTATCATGACAACGAGTGGGGGAAGCCCTGTACCGACGGGCGGGAACTGTTTGAACTGTTGTGTCTTGAAGGCCAGCAGGCCGGGCTGTCGTGGATAACCGTGCTCAAAAAACGGGAGCACTACCGCCGCTGCTTCCACGGATTTGATCCCCATCGCGTCGCCGCCATGACCGACGACGACGTGAACCGGCTGGTGCTGGACCCCGGCATCATCCGCCATCGCGGCAAAATTGAAGCCATCATCCGCAATGCTCGCGCCTGGCTGGCGATGCAGCAGCAAGGAGAAGACTTCGCCGCTTTTATCTGGTCCTTCGTCGACCACCAACCGGTTGTCAACCGACACGCCTCGCTGGCCGACGTGCCCGCGAAGACAACGGTGTCGGACGCGATGTCCAAGGCGCTGAAAAAACGCGGCTTTACCTTCATCGGCTCGACCATCTGCTACGCCTTTATGCAGGCCGCCGGACTGGTGAACGACCATACCACCGAATGCTTTTGTCATCCGGAGGCGTCGTGA
- a CDS encoding sulfite exporter TauE/SafE family protein has translation MGIEWVLAYLALGAVVGFMAGLLGIGGGGIMVPVLTALFAAQGVETSHLVHLALGTSMAAIVITAISSLRTHHQHQAVLWPVVWRITPAILVGTFAATWLAALLPTRALAIFFSCFMAYVSLQMVLNIKPKPHRQLPGVPGMSLAGLTIGGISALVAIGGGSLTVPFLTWCNVRIQQAIGTSAAVGLPIALSGALGYVINGWSATGLPAFSVGYVSLPAVVLISAVSFFTAPVGARLAHRLPVATLKKAFAGLLLLLSLKMLQTVFAG, from the coding sequence ATGGGGATTGAGTGGGTGCTGGCCTATCTGGCGCTGGGCGCCGTGGTGGGTTTTATGGCTGGATTACTGGGCATTGGCGGGGGCGGCATCATGGTGCCGGTGCTGACGGCGCTGTTTGCCGCGCAGGGTGTGGAAACGTCGCATTTGGTGCATCTGGCGCTGGGCACGTCGATGGCGGCGATTGTGATTACCGCCATCTCCAGTCTGCGTACTCATCATCAACATCAGGCGGTGCTGTGGCCGGTGGTGTGGCGCATCACGCCGGCGATTCTGGTGGGGACCTTCGCCGCCACCTGGCTGGCGGCGCTGTTGCCGACCCGCGCGCTGGCGATTTTCTTTTCCTGCTTCATGGCTTATGTCTCGTTGCAGATGGTGCTGAACATCAAGCCGAAACCTCACCGGCAGTTGCCGGGCGTGCCGGGTATGTCGCTGGCCGGGCTGACCATCGGCGGTATTTCCGCGCTGGTTGCTATCGGCGGCGGGTCGCTCACCGTGCCGTTTCTGACCTGGTGCAACGTGCGCATCCAGCAGGCTATCGGCACATCGGCGGCGGTTGGCCTGCCGATTGCCTTGTCCGGCGCGCTGGGGTACGTGATCAACGGCTGGTCGGCTACCGGCTTGCCCGCGTTCAGCGTGGGTTATGTCTCGTTGCCGGCGGTGGTGCTGATCTCCGCGGTCAGTTTCTTCACCGCGCCGGTGGGCGCGCGTCTGGCGCACCGGCTGCCGGTCGCCACGTTGAAAAAGGCGTTCGCCGGGTTATTGCTGCTGCTGAGCCTGAAAATGCTGCAGACCGTGTTCGCGGGCTGA